From one Lemur catta isolate mLemCat1 chromosome 5, mLemCat1.pri, whole genome shotgun sequence genomic stretch:
- the GRPEL2 gene encoding grpE protein homolog 2, mitochondrial, whose amino-acid sequence MAVRSLWAVRRRGRRLLALSTAWESRGWLLPFSTATQRTAGEDCSSEDPPDELGPSLAERALRIKAVKLEKEVQDLTVRYQRAVADCENIKRRTQRCVEDAKIFGIQSFCKDLVEVADILEKTTECISEESEPGDQKLTLEKVFRGLSLLEAKLKSVFAKHGLEKLTPIGDKYDPHQHELICHVPAGVGVQPGTVALVRQDGYKLHGRTIRLAQVEVAVESQRRL is encoded by the exons ATGGCCGTGCGGTCGCTGTGGGCGGTCCGGCGGCGGGGACGGCGCCTCCTGGCCTTGAGCACAGCGTGGGAGAGCAG GGGCTGGCTACTTCCATTCAGCACCGCCACCCAGAGAACTGCTGGTGAGGACTGCAGTTCCGAGGACCCCCCTGATGAGCTTGGGCCCTCCCTTGCTGAACGAGCCTTAAGGATAAAAGCTGTTAAACTGGAGAAGGAAGTCCAAGATTTAACA GTGAGATACCAGAGAGCTGTAGCTGACTGTGAAAACATAAAGAGGCGAACCCAGAGATGTGTGGAAGACGCCAAGATATTTG GAATCCAGAGTTTCTGTAAGGACTTGGTGGAGGTGGCAGACATCCTGGAGAAGACTACAGAGTGCATTTCTGAAGAATCAGAGCCTGGGGACCAGAAGCTCACTTTGGAGAAGGTCTTCCGAGGGTTGTCACTTTTAGAAGCAAAGCTGAAGAGTGTGTTTGCCAAGCATGGCCTGGAGAAGCTAACACCCATTGGTGACAAATATGACCCTCATCAGCATGAACTCATCTGTCATGTGCCAGCTGGTGTTGGGGTGCAGCCTGGCACCGTGGCGTTAGTAAGGCAAGACGGCTATAAACTTCATGGCCGAACCATTAGACTTGCCCAGGTAGAAGTGGCAGTGGAGTCTCAGAGAAGACTTTGA
- the PCYOX1L gene encoding prenylcysteine oxidase-like isoform X2 — MARDAALLAVLAALLAAAAAGGDAPPGKIAVVGAGIGGSAVAHFLQQHFGPRVQIDVYEKGTVGGRLATISVNKQHYESGAASFHSLSLHMQDFVKLLGLRQRREVVGRSAIFGGEHFVLEETDWYLLNLFRLWWHYGISFLRLQMWVEEVMEKFMRIYKYQAHGFAFSGVEELLYSLGESAFVNMTQRSVTESLLQVGVTQRFIDDVVSAVLRASYGQSAAMPAFAGAMSLAGAQGSLWSVEGGNKLVCSGLLKLTKANVIHATVTSVTLHSTEGKALYQVEYENEVGNSSDLYDIVVIATPLHLDNSSSNFTFEGFNPPIDDVQGSFQPSVVSLVHGYLNSSYFGFPDPKLFPFASILTTDFPSFFSTLDNICPVNISANFRRKQPQEAAVWRVQSPKPLFRTQLKTLFRSYYSVQTAEWQAHPLYGSRPTLPRFALHDQLFYLNALEWAASSVEVMAVAAKNVALLAYNRWYQDLDKIDQKDLMHKVKTEL, encoded by the exons ATGGCCCGCGATGCCGCGCTCCTCGCCGTGCTGGCCgcgctcctcgccgccgccgctgctggcGGAGACGCCCCGCCCGGCAAAATCG CGGTTGTCGGGGCTGGAATCGGGGGCTCTGCTGTGGCCCATTTCCTCCAGCAGCACTTTGGACCCCGGGTGCAGATCGACGTGTACGAGAAGGGGACTGTTGGCGGCCGCCTGGCCACCATCTCAGTGAACAAGCAGCACTACGAGAGCGGAGCTGCCTCCTTCCACTCCCTGAGCCTGCACATGCAGGACTTCGTCAAGCTCCTGG GGCTGAGGCAGCGGCGCGAGGTGGTGGGCAGGAGCGCCATCTTCGGCGGGGAGCACTTCGTGCTGGAGGAGACCGACTGGTACCTGCTGAACCTGTTCCGCCTCTGGTGGCACTACGGCATCAGCTTCCTGAGGCTGCAGATGTGGGTGGAGGAGGTCATGGAGAAGTTCATGAG GATCTATAAGTACCAGGCCCACGGTTTTGCTTTCTCGGGTGTGGAGGAGCTGCTCTACTCACTGGGGGAATCTGCCTTTGTCAACATGACCCAGCGCTCTGTGACCGAGTCCCTGCTCCAGGTGGGCGTCACGCAGCGCTTTATCGACGACGTTGTCTCTGCCGTCCTGCGGGCCAGCTATGGCCAGTCAGCAGCAATGCCTGCCTTTGCCG GAGCCATGTCACTTGCCGGGGCCCAAGGCAGCCTGTGGTCTGTGGAGGGAGGCAACAAGCTGGTTTGTTCCGGTTTGCTGAAGCTCACCAAGGCCAATGTCATCCATGCCACCGTGACCTCTGTGACCCTGCACAGCACAG aaGGGAAAGCCCTGTACCAGGTGGAGTATGAGAATGAGGTAGGCAACAGCTCAGACTTATATGACATCGTGGTCATCGCCACCCCCCTGCACCTggacaacagcagcagcaacttCACCTTTGAAGGATTCAACCCACCCATTGATGACGTCCAGGGCTCGTTCCAGCCCAGCGTGGTCTCCTTGGTCCACGGCTACCTCAACTCTTCCTACTTTGGTTTCCCAGACCCTAAGCTTTTCCCCTTTGCCAGCATCCTCACCACAGATTTCCCCAGCTTCTTCTCCACTCTGGACAACATCTGTCCCGTCAACATCTCAGCCAACTTCCGGCGGAAGCAGCCCCAGGAGGCAGCTGTTTGGCGAGTCCAGTCCCCCAAGCCCCTCTTTCGGACCCAGCTGAAGACCCTCTTCCGTTCCTATTACTCAGTGCAGACAGCTGAGTGGCAGGCCCATCCCCTGTACGGCTCCCGCCCCACCCTCCCAAGGTTTGCGCTCCACGACCAACTCTTCTACCTCAACGCTCTCGAGTGGGCAGCCAGCTCTGTGGAGGTAATGGCCGTAGCTGCCAAGAATGTGGCCTTGCTGGCTTATAACCGCTGGTACCAGGACCTAGACAAGATCGACCAAAAGGATTTGATGCACAAGGTCAAGACTGAACTGTGA
- the PCYOX1L gene encoding prenylcysteine oxidase-like isoform X1 → MKCKRLGTTRAGGCKSDMQPLTPILCFSPSLPPGLLTAVVGAGIGGSAVAHFLQQHFGPRVQIDVYEKGTVGGRLATISVNKQHYESGAASFHSLSLHMQDFVKLLGLRQRREVVGRSAIFGGEHFVLEETDWYLLNLFRLWWHYGISFLRLQMWVEEVMEKFMRIYKYQAHGFAFSGVEELLYSLGESAFVNMTQRSVTESLLQVGVTQRFIDDVVSAVLRASYGQSAAMPAFAGAMSLAGAQGSLWSVEGGNKLVCSGLLKLTKANVIHATVTSVTLHSTEGKALYQVEYENEVGNSSDLYDIVVIATPLHLDNSSSNFTFEGFNPPIDDVQGSFQPSVVSLVHGYLNSSYFGFPDPKLFPFASILTTDFPSFFSTLDNICPVNISANFRRKQPQEAAVWRVQSPKPLFRTQLKTLFRSYYSVQTAEWQAHPLYGSRPTLPRFALHDQLFYLNALEWAASSVEVMAVAAKNVALLAYNRWYQDLDKIDQKDLMHKVKTEL, encoded by the exons ATGAAATGCAAGCGCCTGGGAACCACCAGGGCAGGAGGATGCAAAAGTGATATGCAGCCTCTCACTCCCATACTCTGTTTCTCTccatccctgcctcctgggctgcTGACAGCGGTTGTCGGGGCTGGAATCGGGGGCTCTGCTGTGGCCCATTTCCTCCAGCAGCACTTTGGACCCCGGGTGCAGATCGACGTGTACGAGAAGGGGACTGTTGGCGGCCGCCTGGCCACCATCTCAGTGAACAAGCAGCACTACGAGAGCGGAGCTGCCTCCTTCCACTCCCTGAGCCTGCACATGCAGGACTTCGTCAAGCTCCTGG GGCTGAGGCAGCGGCGCGAGGTGGTGGGCAGGAGCGCCATCTTCGGCGGGGAGCACTTCGTGCTGGAGGAGACCGACTGGTACCTGCTGAACCTGTTCCGCCTCTGGTGGCACTACGGCATCAGCTTCCTGAGGCTGCAGATGTGGGTGGAGGAGGTCATGGAGAAGTTCATGAG GATCTATAAGTACCAGGCCCACGGTTTTGCTTTCTCGGGTGTGGAGGAGCTGCTCTACTCACTGGGGGAATCTGCCTTTGTCAACATGACCCAGCGCTCTGTGACCGAGTCCCTGCTCCAGGTGGGCGTCACGCAGCGCTTTATCGACGACGTTGTCTCTGCCGTCCTGCGGGCCAGCTATGGCCAGTCAGCAGCAATGCCTGCCTTTGCCG GAGCCATGTCACTTGCCGGGGCCCAAGGCAGCCTGTGGTCTGTGGAGGGAGGCAACAAGCTGGTTTGTTCCGGTTTGCTGAAGCTCACCAAGGCCAATGTCATCCATGCCACCGTGACCTCTGTGACCCTGCACAGCACAG aaGGGAAAGCCCTGTACCAGGTGGAGTATGAGAATGAGGTAGGCAACAGCTCAGACTTATATGACATCGTGGTCATCGCCACCCCCCTGCACCTggacaacagcagcagcaacttCACCTTTGAAGGATTCAACCCACCCATTGATGACGTCCAGGGCTCGTTCCAGCCCAGCGTGGTCTCCTTGGTCCACGGCTACCTCAACTCTTCCTACTTTGGTTTCCCAGACCCTAAGCTTTTCCCCTTTGCCAGCATCCTCACCACAGATTTCCCCAGCTTCTTCTCCACTCTGGACAACATCTGTCCCGTCAACATCTCAGCCAACTTCCGGCGGAAGCAGCCCCAGGAGGCAGCTGTTTGGCGAGTCCAGTCCCCCAAGCCCCTCTTTCGGACCCAGCTGAAGACCCTCTTCCGTTCCTATTACTCAGTGCAGACAGCTGAGTGGCAGGCCCATCCCCTGTACGGCTCCCGCCCCACCCTCCCAAGGTTTGCGCTCCACGACCAACTCTTCTACCTCAACGCTCTCGAGTGGGCAGCCAGCTCTGTGGAGGTAATGGCCGTAGCTGCCAAGAATGTGGCCTTGCTGGCTTATAACCGCTGGTACCAGGACCTAGACAAGATCGACCAAAAGGATTTGATGCACAAGGTCAAGACTGAACTGTGA